The Sciurus carolinensis chromosome 18, mSciCar1.2, whole genome shotgun sequence region GCAATAAAGAGGAAAAACCAGAGACTCATGCAGCGGTGCCCAGGGTCCCCAGGGCCTTCTGCTGAGTGGGGGAAAGCCTGAAAGGCTATGTGGTGTGTGATAACCTTTCATAACAGAGCAGAGAAATGAGGTTTGAGGTTGCCAGGTAGCAATCAGGATGGGGTGGGCAATGGTCAATAGGTAGCACCAGGGGAACTGAGGCCTGTGGGGATGGGTCCACTGTCCACTCTGTATCTCAAAGGCAACAGTGGTTACACATGTTCATGAGAACTTTGCAAAGGAACACACGTGTGCCTAGAAAATCTGGTGGAAATGGGAAGAGCCTGGTAGCCCAGCAAACAGAATTATACCACGTGCCAATACTGTACTCATGTAAGGAGTCACCCTGGGggaagcctgtaattccagcagcttgggaggctgaggcgggaggatcttgagttcaaagccagcctcagcaaaagcaaggcactaagcaactcagtgagaccctgtctctaaataaaatacaaaacaggactggggatgtggctcagtggtcaagtgctcctgtgTGTTTCAATtcctggaagaagaagaagaagaacaagaagaacaagaagaacaagaagaacaagaagaagaggaggaggaggaggaggaggagaaggaggaggaggaggaggaggaaggaggaggaggaggaggaggaggaggaggaggaggaggaggaggaggatgatgatgatgatggagtGTAGGGGAGCTGGCCATGTGGCGGTGACTAAGAGCGGGCCAGGCCCCAGCCTGGGCTCCAGTGGGGCTCTCCTGATCTGGTGGAGGAGGAGCTGTCCATGGTACCGTCCAAGCCACACTCCTGTCCAGCATCACTGCCGCTCGCTTCTGCGCAAGGGCTTGCAAAGGGGTGTCATCTCTCCTGTCTTCACGCACCACACCCTACTCCCTGCCAAGGGGAGCAGACGGTCCCGTGCAAGGCACTGGGCTGGAGAATCGGGGGTCCCCCCAGTCCTTGAGCCTGCTGCAGTTTTAGAGAAGCCCTGCTGGGACAGATGCCAACATACAGCCTGCTTGTCTCGGGGTGGTGAGATTGAGtggtttctattttcttctttgtgtttaaCTATTTCTAAAGTTTATGTAATAAAAGGATTACTTCGGAGATAAGAAAAATCAATAGaagttattattctttaaaatgccATCGTTGGAGCCAAAACCCAGCTCTGACTTCCTCAGGCTTGCCCGGCAGGCCTGGAGCCTGGCCACGCCCACCTCCCACCTGCCCCTGCGGCCCTGCTTCTGGCCTTCAGCCGCATCCGTCTTCCTGGGTAGAGGGGCGGGCTGCACAGCCGCCTGCCCATCCCTGAGGTCCCCTCTGGCACaggccccttccttcctcccagctCTTTTCTCAGCTCTGTGGGTTCCTGCTTGTCCTTCAAGTCTGCGAGCAATCTCCTTTCCTGAGAAGCGTCCCTGTCCCCCGCAGACGTGACAGCTCCCTCCACACCTCACCTTTGCACACCGTGGTCTGGGagcccctgcctccttcccagccCTGTGCTGGGCCTCTCCACCACCTCCTCTTCTGCGGCACTGCTCTACCTGCTGTCGGTGTCCTGCGTGGCTGGGCTCCCCACCTCCTGGTTCCCTGGAAGCCAACAGGTGGAGATTGGTgtctggggaggcaggagggaggggagcgAGGCTGGCAGGCACCTCCTGCCAGGATCAACTGCACTCTCTGCCCCCTCCAGGGTCTCTGtggcctctctctccttccatgtTTGCAGGAAGTTGACTTCCTCCCCTTGCCCCAGTGTGCTGTCAGCGTGGCTGCTGTGTGCCCCGGTCCCTACCCCCTCTCCGGAAATGGCCCTTTGCAGGCAAGCTCTCTCAGTGTGTTCCATGTGAGCGTTGCCTCTTTCTCATTGGGACCCAGGCTGATACACTCTCACGGGCAGGGCGCAGGCTCCACTGCTGTCTCTAGCAGATCTGGTACACAGTAGGAGCTCTGTAATCGCATGCCGAGTGAAAGGTTAAAACCTCAGAAGCTTCATCTCTGGTTTTCTGCTTTCATGCTCTGCAGCTTGTTCTGGAGACAGACGGCCTAGGGCTTGGCCTCCTGTTTGGTCTCTGTGTCCAGGTGCCCTGTTCTCTACCCTACCCCACCCTGTCCAGGCCCACGGCCCTGAGGCTGGGTTGGACACCCCTCGTGGGCCCAACACaaagcctggcacatagtaggtgctccgTGAACGTGTGTGGGCACTCCTGGACGCCTCGTCAGCACCCTCTGACCTCCTTCAAGCAAGGGCACACTGACTGGGCGTCAGGCAGGTACTcagaatggagccagctgccagccccagccctcctgagAGGCTGAGCCACTGGCTGGGTGTCCTGCTGCTGAGGACCACAGTCCTTCTGCCACTTGCCTCCTTTTCCTCGTCTTTCTTCAGGCACTGACTCTCCCTTCAGGCCCCTGCTGGACAGCAGCTCTCCATGCCGTCCCTTCACACGCCTGCCCTACCTGGCCAGCTGCCGGCACCTCTACTCTGTGTCTTTCTCCCTAGTCCCCTATAAATAGTGCATTTTATCTCTTCAGTGAAAGAGCCCAGCCACCTTCTTCTGTCCCATGACCAGGACGGTCATCGAGTGACTGTGCGACCTTGAGCAAGTCcagcccctctctgggcctccacctGCAATTCCTTGACCCCTTCCCTGCTCCTGACCCCACTCTCCTGGGAGTGACCGCATCATCTTTAGCCCATTAACAGGTCCTGGACTCCCTCACCATCCTCTAGAGGTGCTTTAGGAAGGTGCAGAGCCACccagagctgggggaggggacatGGAGGTGGAAGTCTCTGCAGAGACCTGACCTCTGGCCTGTGGGGTCAGTTGGAGAAGTCCAGGACATGTGGTGTCCTTGGGAATGGACCACCTTGGAGGAAATCAGTGGCAGGGTGCCTGTCGAGCCCACCCAGGTTGGAGGCCCCTGAGGTACCTCAACACCAGGGACCAAGCTGGGTCGGCCTGCACGTGGACTGCAGGATGGGGCCAGCCAGCCTGGAGGGGGACAGTGTGGCCCTGTCTGCAGCTGAGTTTCCCCTAGGAACCACTGTGGGGTTTCTACTCAGTCTGAGGAACGTCTCTAAAGCTGGAAAGAGCCACGAGAGGGGTGAGTTCCTATCACTGAGGGTTTGTAAGCAGAGGCAGCtgctcccagccccagccctccccactccccactccctgGGTCAGGCTGGGGCCCCAGATCTTTCTCCAAGGCCCACAGGCCTGCCTCCACCCCTGTGTGGCTCTGCCCTTGTGTCCTCGGCCCTGGTGCTTCCAGGACCCAggtccagcccagcctcctgTCTTGCGGGGCCTTTGTCAGAAGCTCAGATGGGGAATGGTTTGCCCGGGAAGGAGTGGCGGTGGGGCGGGTGCCGGGGCCGGGGCCTTTaggaagggcaggggaggggcctCCCAGCTAAGTAGGGAACAGTGTAGTTGGGAGATGTGGCAACTGGCTGCCTGGCTGCAGGCAGGAGAGTCCCCTTGGGCCTTGAAGGAGGGAGAGGACAGAGTAAGATACTCCCCGCCTCACAGAGAACCCAGGACTGGGGCTGGGCACATAGCCTGGCTGCTGCAGGTGGACACGGCTGGAAACCGAGGCTGGGCCCCGTGTCTCGCTCAGCTGAAGGCAGGATGAAGGGTAACCGGTCTTGGCAGCAGGAAGTACTGGAGCTGGCCTCAGGGAGGGActtcctcccctctgctctgAAGGTTCTGGACAATCCAGTGCTCCTCCCAGGGGGACTCCAGCCACCCATTTGCTCAGCAGAGGGGGCACCAGGACGGCTGCCTGGAGGCAGAGGTGTGGGCATGGGGAGAACAGTGTGGCAGGGCGGGCTGGTGGGTGGGCTGTGGGCTGGCTCCAGAATGCAGGAAGGGTCCCAGCAGCCATTGCAGGCCCCCATGCGGACACAGCCCATCTGTGGCACGCTCACACTCACTCGTGCAAACCCAGCCCCGCCTACCCTCCCCCTCCTGCATGTGCACAGCCAGACCCACGGGGCCCTGGAGAAGCCTAGGTGCCTGGGAAGCCTTGCATGCCCAGGGCTGGCCTGCTCACCCCACCGCCACCTCTGACACTCGGCTCCTTCCTGCAGTCCACGCTGGCTCTTGCCCCCAAAGCTGCTGGACTCTGCTCCACCAAGGGTGGGCCGCCCAGTTCCCCAGGGCTCCCGCATGCAGCCCCTCCCTGTGGTCACCTGCTCTGGCTGCCACTCCACCCCAAGGCCAGCCCCAACTGGACATCAAAGAAACTCCCAATCTTCCCCCGAAACCCAAGTAAAAACCCAGCACAAACAGGTATTTGGGTTTTTTCCTTTGCAGATATTTTTTTAGTAGACatagtcttttgttgttgttgttctttctcattttacagCAAACATtgcaaatatagaaatattttttctgtacaATGGAACGACTAGAGTGTTCACCAGGGACCGGGCTGGGGGTGCACAGTGCTGCCCagtccagcccccacccccaccccagcccgtCTGCAGGCACAGCCTCCACCTCCCCACCGAGTCCGCAGCTTCAGGACGGTCCTGGAGGCTGCTCCACCTGCATCTGCTCCGTCCCTCTGTGGTGGCCTCCAGAGGTGGCAACGAAGAGATGGACTGGACAGAGTCCACAGAAGACCACAGACTGGGAGGTCCTGTGGGGGTGAGGGTGTGAGGTGACCATGTTGGCCATGCCCCCCATGATAGGGGttatatttttgtaaagaatttcacttttattattttttttaaaaaaggaagaaaataaagagaaagagaggaaaaggaaaaaggcagaGAAGAATCAAGAGGaaggataatgaaaaaaaaatcccccacccccacccctaagacacagttttccaaagtccctggtgtgcatgtgtgtgtgcgtgtgtgcatgtgtgtgcgtgtgtgtgcatgtgtgtgtacatgtatgtgcatgtgtgtgcgcgtgtgtgcacgCTGCTCCCTCGGTCTGTGGCGAGCACACCTCAGCGCAGGTGCTACGCCTCAGGACAGGTGCTTGTCCTGGTTGACGGCCCCTCCCCACTGCCCGCAGGGCCCGGCTCTGACAGTGACCTTCCTGTGTTGTGCGCGTGCGTCGGGTTCCTGGTGAGAGTCTCTGAGTTACAAATAGCTGCGGTGGATCTTGTATCCTTTTTGGTCCAGTGGGCATCACGAGTTTCGGGGTGGGCTGGCGAGGCACGGGGTGCCCGACCGAGGGCTCAGGACTTGTGCTGGGCGGACACGCCCTTCCAGTAGTCCAGGATGTCATGCAGATCCTCGTCTTTGGCGAACTGGACCTTCTTGCGCAGGGCGTGGCCGGCTGCCATGAACTCCTCCTCGTCCTTGTGCCGCCGGCGGCTCAGTCTGAAGCGCTCCCAGATGCTCTGGGTGGCCCTGCAGGTGTACTCGGGGCTGGAGGAGTAGCTCAGGTTGTGGTACTGAGGGGACAGCTGCGAGTAGGCCAGGTCGCGAGGCCTTGGCCGGGTCAGGGGCTCCAGGATGGACGCCTTGCGTCCACCCAGGCCCTCGTGGGctggtgggggcgggggcggcgcGGGTGGCTCGGCCGGGTGGGAGCCGGGGTAGGAGTGCCGGTGCTCGCCGTACTGGCGGCCCTTCTCGGCCTCAGCCCGCAGCGCAGCGGCCGCGGGCGTCACAGTGAGGATGGTGTCGGCTGCTGGTGAGCTCTTCTCTATGTACTTGGCCTCCGCGGCGGCCTTGTGCACCGCCGCGGCCTCGGCGCGGAAGGCGCGGGGGCTGCGTGTGGAGCCGCCGCTGGACGAGGTGCTGGCCCGCGGGGGCCCCGGCGCTCCCTCCACGCTGTGGTGCCGCTGCAGGCCGTGGCTGAAGGCGTCCTTGTACACGGGCGACAGGAAGCTGTGCTTGCCGGCCAGCGGCTCGGACAGCAGCACCAGCTGCGGCTCGGCTGTGGACACGGCCCCGGACTTGACGCCCTGGAAGGCGGTGGACTCGGACTTGAGTGCGTCGATGCAGTTGTTGATGATCTGGTTGACTTTGTCCACCTCCTTGGCGATGGTGGAGATCTCGGCCACTGAGCTCTGGCTGTCGGGGCCGGGCCGGCCCAGCTCGCAGTCCCTGCGCTCGGGCGGCTCCCCGGTGCGCACCTCGATGTAGTTGCCCTTGCTGGCCTTGGGCGTCTCTCCGCTGTCCACCAGCTTGTACTGCTCCACCTCCCCGGTGGCCGCGGGCAGGTAGGGGATGCGGGTCACGGCCTCGGGGCCCAGCAGCGGGCCTTGGGACAGCGGGGCCAGGCCGGGCGCCTCCATCTCCGGCCCGTACTTGAGCTCGATGATGGTCTTCTTCAGGCTGCCAGCCGCGGCCGCCGCGGCCGCCTGCTTGTGCTTTTCCTCCTGGCGCCTCCGCCGGCGCAGGCAGTAGTACACGGCGCCCAGCACCAGCACCATGCCGAAGAGGCAGCCCAGGATGGTCATGATGTAGTGGGTGGCCGTGGAGGGGCTGGGCACGGGCCCGGGCGGGCTGGGCGGCTTGGGCAGGCAGATGGTGAGGCATGTGTGGTTGTGCTGGGTCCCGGAGCTGGTGGACACCACGCAGTAGGTGTAGTTGGTGAGCGTGTACAGGTTGGTCAGGCGGatctcctcctgggcctgggtcAGCTTGGACACGGTGGAGGGCTTGCTGTTGTTGTACTGCTCCAGCGTGTACATGCGGTTGAAAGGGCTGGGTAGCTGGACGGTGATGGTGGCTGAGTTCTGGGTCAGCTGCTTGACCTTAATGAGGGGACGCGCCTCGGCCTGGGTGGCCAGCGTGGCCACCAGCGGGGTGGTGCCGTCGCCCGAGAAGCATTCATCGTAGGCACAGGGCGCATCGCTGGGCTCAGGTggtggcggtggcggcggcgAGTGCCCAGGCTGGGAGCGACCTGGCACCAGGCGGGGCCCGGCTGCCTCAGCCACGGACCCATAGGAGTCCTCAGTGCAGACGGACTGGAGCTTGCTGAGGATGCTGCGCTGGCCTTGGCGGCCCTGGCCCAGCAGGTAGTAGCCGGAGTAGACGGGCGGCGACTCGCACTGCATGCGGTCGTAGGTCTGCGTGGCATTGGTGAAGGCCGCCAGCCAGCGCAGGAAGCCCAGCAGCTCGCAGGAGCAGTAGAAGGGGTTGCTGTACAGCTCGCACACCGACAGCTTGGCCAGCCCCGCGAAGGTGCCGCTGCTGAGCTGCTGGATGCGGTTCATGGACAGGTCGATGTTGACGATGTTGGGACACTCCCAGAAGGCGCTGGCCATGACCACCTCGATGAGGTTGGCCTGCAGGTACAGGTACTCCAGCTTGCTCAGGCCGCGCAGCATGCCCTCCGTGAGGTTGCGCAGCCGGTTGTAGCCCAGCTGCAGCACCTGCAGGTTGAACTGGCCCGAGAAGGCGCCGTCCTCGATGTAGCCGATCTCGTTCTTGGTGAGGTTGAGGTACGTGAGGTTGCCGAAGCGGCTCAGCGAGGCGTACTGCACGCTGCGGATGCGGTTCTCGTTGAGCCGCAGGTCCACGATGGTGTTGTTGATCTGCTGCGGGATGGCCTCGTAGGGAGGCTGGTTCTGGCTGCAGATGGCCAGCCACACGAACCCCTTGTCTCCCTCGATCAGCCAGCAGTCGCCGTGGGCCAGCCCTCCCGCGTGCAGCAGGGTGGCAGCCGCCACGCACACCCACAGCACACCCCACCCGCGCCCGGCCATCGGGACCCTTGCGGGAGACCCTGCTCAGCCTACCCAAGGGGACTGGGTGGGGGGCTGGGCGGCAGCTCCCGGAGGGAGAGAGGGGTGGGACGGGGAGCTGCCTGCACTCTCAGCCGTGTCCTGTCCCAAGCCACATGGCCACACGGCGCAAGTGCTGGGGTGGGGGGACACCTCCGTCACGGCCCGCCGCCCCTTGTCTTCTGTCCCCAGTCTGTGGTGGCCACAGCCTCCTTCCCCATGGGCCTGTGTGTCCTGGCAGCTCCACCTGGTGCCTCCGTTCCGTAGAAGTCACTGctgaagacaaaaaagaaagaaggtcaCGGAGgcctcctccagggtcccctgCACGAGTGTGGCTGGGGCCTGGCTCCCGACCCTCCCGAGCCTCTGCTGTAAGACGGGCCGGAAGCCTCCCCAGAGCTTGGGGGAGACCAGGACCCTGGAGGGACACTCggctcctccagcctctgcctcagcttcctcatctgcagagGTGACACCACCTATGTGGCTGGGCTCCAAGGTATTGTGGCTGCTGGGAATCGAGACCCACCCAGCTCCCTCCACACCACACATAACCCTgggcagatggggaaactgaggcccagagatggGGCCCAGAGTCACCTGGCCAACAGGTGACAGGGCTGCTCCCGTGGAGACAGGGACGTGTCTGAATGACACTGCTGAGCTGTGTCCTCCACCTGGGAGCAAGGATGACGCTTCTGCTCGGGAAGGCCCAGCACAGCACCCTGCGAGCTGTCTGCAGGAGCCCTGAGCATGTCCTGGACCTGAGACAGAGAAGCCTTTTGGAATCTGGCCCCTCTCAAGCCCCTtcagaggcaggcagggagggctggCCCATCTGTGGCCCAGGACTACCTGGGCTTGATCtgagctctctgagcctcagaagGAACAAACTGGAAGGTCTCTGAGGCCACCACCCCACACCCAtgtcctgtccccaccctgcatTGGTGGAGTCTGGCCACGAGTTCTGGAAGGAAGGGAAGCCCACTCTGCCAAGAAGTCCCAGCGTTCTGCAGGCCTCCCAGGCTTGGGAAGGACGACTCTGCAGTCCCCGGGCCCGAGCCGTctccctccatccccaccccatgGCTGGGCCTGCAGCCCACCAGCTCGGGAGCCTCCTCCCTTACCCAGCGCCTGCCGCAGCTGAGAGTGAACCAGGCCCCAGGCTGTGGGGAGCCCCACAGGGAGCGCGGCAGGGCTGAGAGTCCCCGAGGTGTGACCCGACCCGCCCAGCACAGACAGGGACCCTGCCGCCCACCCAGCAGGACGCGCCTCTCTGCCCCCTCGTGTTTTCCCCGCAGGAGGGAGAAATGGGTTTGTGTTTGCTTGTTAATGTTTGGATTTACAGCCGGCCTCTGTCCCTGTTCTCTGGCCTGGCGGGCAGCCAGCCGAGGGTATTTCACCAAGATTGACGTCTGCAACCAGTCCGCACTGAGGCGGCTCAaattaggagaaaaaatataatgaTGTGAAA contains the following coding sequences:
- the Elfn1 gene encoding protein ELFN1, whose translation is MAGRGWGVLWVCVAAATLLHAGGLAHGDCWLIEGDKGFVWLAICSQNQPPYEAIPQQINNTIVDLRLNENRIRSVQYASLSRFGNLTYLNLTKNEIGYIEDGAFSGQFNLQVLQLGYNRLRNLTEGMLRGLSKLEYLYLQANLIEVVMASAFWECPNIVNIDLSMNRIQQLSSGTFAGLAKLSVCELYSNPFYCSCELLGFLRWLAAFTNATQTYDRMQCESPPVYSGYYLLGQGRQGQRSILSKLQSVCTEDSYGSVAEAAGPRLVPGRSQPGHSPPPPPPPEPSDAPCAYDECFSGDGTTPLVATLATQAEARPLIKVKQLTQNSATITVQLPSPFNRMYTLEQYNNSKPSTVSKLTQAQEEIRLTNLYTLTNYTYCVVSTSSGTQHNHTCLTICLPKPPSPPGPVPSPSTATHYIMTILGCLFGMVLVLGAVYYCLRRRRRQEEKHKQAAAAAAAGSLKKTIIELKYGPEMEAPGLAPLSQGPLLGPEAVTRIPYLPAATGEVEQYKLVDSGETPKASKGNYIEVRTGEPPERRDCELGRPGPDSQSSVAEISTIAKEVDKVNQIINNCIDALKSESTAFQGVKSGAVSTAEPQLVLLSEPLAGKHSFLSPVYKDAFSHGLQRHHSVEGAPGPPRASTSSSGGSTRSPRAFRAEAAAVHKAAAEAKYIEKSSPAADTILTVTPAAAALRAEAEKGRQYGEHRHSYPGSHPAEPPAPPPPPPAHEGLGGRKASILEPLTRPRPRDLAYSQLSPQYHNLSYSSSPEYTCRATQSIWERFRLSRRRHKDEEEFMAAGHALRKKVQFAKDEDLHDILDYWKGVSAQHKS